CTATTGAATCATCACCTTCTTCCACAGTGGACTGCGTCTGTGTCAACCCGCGAGCACGCACAAAGGCACCCACCTTATGACAGACCATCTCCTGCTGCTCAGAAGGCACTCCCATCAGTTCGCTGACCACCATCACTGGCAGGGGGTTGGCAATCTCGCGAACGAGGTCAATCACTGGCTCACCAGCAATCGCCTGAAAGCGATCATGCAAAAATGCCTGGGTGAATGTTGCCAACAGTTGAAAATCTATACCCCGATAGGCCTGAGTAACATGATGTCTTAAACGGGCATGTTCACGTCCATCCATATAAGGCAAATCATTTTTCTGGCGTTCAAAAATATGGCCATGGCCAAATCGGGCAATCAATTCATCAAGGTGACTCTGCCGGCTAAAGCGAGCATCCTTCATGTGGTCAACAGCCTCTTGATAAGCAACAATCATCCACAAGTTCGGACCTTCACACCAATGAATGGCAGATTCTTCCCTTAAAGCCGCATAAACCCGATACGGATCATCCAGCCCCGGCAGACAAGGATCCTGCTTAAACCACTGAATAGCTTGCTGAAAATCCACCGAAGCGCATCATTTCCCACACTCAAGCAATGGATTCCAAACCCGGCAACATCAGATGGCAAACAATAAGATAACTTTTTTATTGTAAAATCAACTGGCGTTGACAACGGCTCAATCAAACGGCAGTTCCAGCGCGATGCTGCCTAAAGCAGATTTTCGGAAATCATCGAGCAATCGCTGGGCCATCCGCGCTGTATCCCCTGAGGTGTGGCGCTCCGCCACAGCCTCCAGCCAGTAGGCAGGATCTTCGGTGGCCCCTTCCAGAGGAACGCCATAACGACTCTCCAGGAGCGCCAAGCCCACGCCTGAGGCCTCCTGCGGCTGCAATCCCTTCAGGAGATTCAGAAACGCCTGGGCCACGAGCTCACCGTCGTAAGCCGCTTGGCCGATGTCGTCGCACAACGCCAGATGCAGTGCTGCCTGCTGGTCATCCAGCCGCGGCGGCAGCACCCCGGGCGCATCAAGCAGATCAAGATCCTGCCCCAAACGCACCCAACGCAACGTGCGCGTGACACCGGCACGCCGGGCACTGGCCACCACCTTCTGCTTCACCAAGCGGTTGATCAAGGCCGATTTGCCCACATTGGGGAACCCCAGAGTGAGCGCCCGCACCGGACGTGGACGCATGCCGCGGTTACGCCGCCGCTCATTGAGCTGATCGCCGGCGCGGATCGCTGCCTGCTGCACCTGCTTCACACCGGTGCCCGCTTTGGCATCGCACCACACCGTGCGCTGGCCGCGGGCTTTGAACCACGCTTCCCAAGCAAGGCGTGCAGCGGGGGTGACCATGTCACGCCGGTTGATCACCAGGAGATGCTGCTTGCCGCTGATCCAACGATTGAGATGGGGGTGCCCCGTCGCCAGGGGAATGCGCGCGTCGCGCACTTCGATCACCAGGTCCACCTTGTCGAGATTGCGCTTGAGCTGCTGCTCCGCTTTGGCGATATGGCCCGGATACCACTGAATCGGCGGTGAGCTCACGGCACCACCAACACTGGGCAGGGGGCCAACTGAATCACCCGCGACGCCGTACTGCCGCTTTCGGCTTGCAAATTCACACCCCGCGTTCCCATCACGATCACATCCACATTCAACTCGTCGGCCACATCGCAAATCACAAACGCCGGCTTGCCCTCGCGCTCCACCACATCGCACGCCACCCCCGCCTGTTCAAAACGGGTTCTGGCCTCAGCCAACAAAGTGGCTACCGCCTGATGGTCGTGCATCTCCGGCCGCTCGGGCTGCACCACCGACAGCACCACCAGCCGGCTGTTATGACTGCGCGCCAGCTCAAGGGCCTTCCCGGCAGTCTCCACAGCCTCCCGGCTCTGATCGATCGGGAACAGAACGGTTTCAAACATCGCGACGGCCTCCAGCAGACAGC
The sequence above is a segment of the Synechococcus sp. PROS-7-1 genome. Coding sequences within it:
- the ylqF gene encoding ribosome biogenesis GTPase YlqF — protein: MSSPPIQWYPGHIAKAEQQLKRNLDKVDLVIEVRDARIPLATGHPHLNRWISGKQHLLVINRRDMVTPAARLAWEAWFKARGQRTVWCDAKAGTGVKQVQQAAIRAGDQLNERRRNRGMRPRPVRALTLGFPNVGKSALINRLVKQKVVASARRAGVTRTLRWVRLGQDLDLLDAPGVLPPRLDDQQAALHLALCDDIGQAAYDGELVAQAFLNLLKGLQPQEASGVGLALLESRYGVPLEGATEDPAYWLEAVAERHTSGDTARMAQRLLDDFRKSALGSIALELPFD
- a CDS encoding universal stress protein; its protein translation is MFETVLFPIDQSREAVETAGKALELARSHNSRLVVLSVVQPERPEMHDHQAVATLLAEARTRFEQAGVACDVVEREGKPAFVICDVADELNVDVIVMGTRGVNLQAESGSTASRVIQLAPCPVLVVP